CACGTGGAGGATACCCTCAATGCCGGTGGCGGCCTGTGCAATGAGGACGCGGTACGGTTCACCGTCGAACACAGCCGCGAGGCGATCCAGTGGCTGATTGACCTCGGCGTTCCGTTTACCCGGGATGACCCGCCTATTGCAGACGGCGGGTTCGAGTTCCACCTCACCCGAGAGGGCGGGCACAGCCACCGCCGGATCATTCACGCCGCAGACGCCACGGGCGCGGCAATTTTCCGCACCTTGCTGGCGCAAGCCCAGACACGCCCCAATATCGAACTGCTGGAACAGCGCGTCGCTGTTGACCTGATCACCGAGCCGAAGCTGGGCCTTGAGGGCACTCGCTGTCTAGGCGCTTACGTGCTGGATCGATCGACCGGCGAAGTCGACACGCACAGCGCACGCTTTACAGTACTGGCCTGCGGCGGGGCGGCGAAGGTTTATTTGTACACCAGCAACCCTGATGGCGCCTGCGGGGACGGTATCGCCATGGCCTGGCGCTCGGGCTGCCGGGTAGGCAATCTGGAGTTCAACCAGTTCCACCCTACATGCCTGTACCACCCGCAAGCCAAAAGCTTTCTGATTACCGAGGCCCTGCGTGGCGAGGGTGCTTATCTAAAGCTGCCAAACGGCGAGCGCTTCATGCAGCGCTTTGATCCAAGGGCCGAGTTGGCGCCACGTGACATTGTGGCCCGGGCCATCGATCACGAAATGAAACGCCTGGGGGCTGATTGCGTATTCCTGGACATTAGCCACCAGCCCGAAGCCTTCATCAAAAGCCACTTTCCCACCGTGTATGAGCGCTGCCTGACCTTCGGTATCGACATTACGCGCCAGCCGATTCCCGTCGTCCCGGCCGCGCATTACACCTGTGGGGGCGTTCTGGTCGATCAGCACGGGAGCACCGATGTGCCGGGGTTGTATGCAATTGGCGAAACCAGCTTTACCGGGCTGCATGGCGCCAACCGCATGGCCAGCAACTCGCTGCTCGAGTGCTTCGTGTATGCCCGCTCGGCAGCGGCCGACATTGTGACGCAACTGCAAGATGTCGCTCATCCGGGCGCTCTTCCGGCGTGGGATTCGAGCCAGGTAACCGATTCGGACGAAGATGTGATCATCGCGCACAACTGGGATGAGCTGCGCCGGTTCATGTGGGATTACGTGGGTATCGTGCGCACCAACAAACGCCTCCAGCGCGCCCGGCACCGGGTGCGCCTGTTATTGGACGAAATTGACGAGTTCTACAGCAACTACAAAGTCAGCCGCGACCTGATCGAATTGCGCAACCTGGCGCAGGTGGCAGAGTTGATGATCGACTCGGCAATGGCACGCAAGGAGAGCCGCGGCCTGCACTTCACGCTGGATTACCCCGACCTGCTGCCCGAGGCGCGGGACACTGTTCTGGTGCCGCCCACCTTCGCCGGCTGAACTTCAGCCGAAGACGCAGGCGCCGATGAGCTTGCGCTGTCATCGCGTCCGCCGGAATACACAGGCTGCGCGTCCATAAACGGCTTGGCCAGGGGCTGGTGACTCGCCTGAAACGCAGCAACACGATGTGCGCAAGCGCGAGGCTGTCGGGGCGTAATTGCACCGGTTCCCACCCGCCCTCCTCGCTCCACAGCGACCAACCGCCGCTGTCCCGACGCAGGCCGGTAAAAGAGGTGCCTTGGTTCAGAAGAATCAGCGGGCGCAGACAGCGAGAAGCGTGCAATGCACTCAACAGCACGCCAATGGCCTTGGCCCACAGGGGAATCGACAAGAGGGTGATGGAGGTCAGCGCAAGGACTTGCGCCGACAGATAGGCCGCCAGCAGCCCCCGAGAGGGCTGCCAGCGGCATTCGAAGTGATTACTTCGGCTGGACACGGTCCAGGATCATCCGAACCATGCGTTGCAGCTCGGGATCTTCCGATTCGGCGCGCTGCATGAACCAGCCAAACATGTCCTGGTCTTCACAGGTCAGCAGGCGTACGTAGAGGTCGCGATCAAGCTGGTTGAGCGTCGGATAGACTTCTTTGACGAATGGCACCAGCAATACGTCCAGCTCCAGCATGCCGCGACGGCTGTGCCAAAAGAGGCGATTGAGTTCTACATCTTCGACCATGGAGGGCTCCTCGAATTTGCCGGCGAGTATACAGGCGCATCGTCCTGGGGCGTACTTGCAGTTAGTCGCAGCTTTTTGCGTATACCCAATAACGGCAGGCGGCACTATGATGGTGCCCCAGACTTCTACCCCTGCGATGACTCATGGCCGTTCCAGCATTTTTCTGCCCCCTGTCCCATGAAGGTGTGCTCGCCGTTCGCGGCGCGGATGCCGGCAAATTCCTGCAAGGTCAACTGACTTGCAACATCGATTACCTGAGCGAAGCCAAGGCGACCCTTGGAGCCCGCTGCACGCAAAAAGGCCGGATGCAGTCCAGCTTCCGCATCCTGCTTCAAGGCGACGGCGTGCTGCTGGCGATGGCCAGCGAGCTGATTGACGCGCAATTGCTGGACCTGAAGAAGTACGCGGTGTTCTCCAAGTCGAAGCTGACCGATGAAAGCGCTTCCTGGGTGCGATTCGGCTTGCAGGACGCTGACAGCGCCCTGGTCAGCCTGGGACTGGACCTCGCACAAGCGACTGATTCGGTCACACGCACCAATGACCTCATCGCCATCCGCGTTTCCCCTGCCCGTGCCGAGCTGTGGGTTCCCGTTGAACAGGGCGATGACGTGCGTACGCGCCTGGCCGGGCACTTGCCTGAAGCATCGCTCAATGACTGGCTGTTGGGGCAGATTCGCGCGGGTATCGGCCAGGTGTTCGGTCAGACGCGCGAAGAATTCATCCCGCAGATGATCAACCTTCAGGCCGTGGGTGGCGTCAGTTTCAAAAAAGGGTGCTACACCGGGCAGGAAATCGTTGCCCGCATGCAATACCTGGGCAAACTGAAACGCCGGCTGTATCGACTGACCATGGCTGCCGGTGAGCTGCCGGAGCCGGGCACCGCGTTGTTTTCACCGGTGCATTCGAGTGCCGTGGGCAACGTTGTGGTCGCGGCCCGGTCTGATGTCGGGATCGAGCTGCTCGCCGTCTTGCAGGCTGATGCTGCAGAGGATGGCAATCTCCATCTTGGCGCGGCAGACGGCGAGCCCCTGCACATGAGCGACTTGCCATACACGCTCGACTCCAAGCTCGAAACACAGCGTTGAGCGGGTTCGCATTACCTTAGACGTCAGCGTAGTTACCAGCGCCGGGCCACAGAGTGGCCGGCTGCTGGCCGGAATGCAGTTCCCAGAGAACCAATATGAGTAGCATGGCTGACGAAGTGCAGAGGGATCTGATCAAGGCGATCGACAAGGATGCTCTGTTTCTGCCAACCCTCCCTGAAGTCGCGCTGAAAATCCGCCTCGCGGCAGAGGACTCGGAAATCTCCATCGCTGCGCTGAGTAAGGTCATCGGCAGTGACACGGCACTGTCGGCAAGGCTGATCAAGGTCGTTAACAGCCCGCTGCTACGGCCCAACTTTGAAGTCAGCGACGTGCTCACTGCGGTTCGACGGCTGGGCGTGAACTACAGCTGCAACCTGGCGATCGGGCTGGTTGTGGAGCAAATGTTTCACGCCAAATCCGACGTCATCGAAACCAAAATGCGCGACATCTGGAAACTCAGCATGCAGGTTGCCGGAGTGAGCAATGTTCTCAGCTACCGCAGCCTGCGCCTGAAGGCCGACAAAGCCACGCTGGCCGGGCTTGTCCATCTCATCGGTGTGCTGCCGATCCTGACTTACGCCGAGGACAACTTCGAGCTGCTTTCGGACCCGATCAGTCTCAACCATGTTATTGAACGCATCCATCCGGTGATCGGCGAGCGACTGCTGCGTTCGTGGGATTTCCCGGAGGAGCTGGCAATCGTGCCGCGCCAGTTCCAGAATTTCAGCCGGGTTTCGGACAGGGCCGATTACGTGGATCTGGTACAGGTCGCCACCGTCCATATCCATGAGATGAACGGCACACCTTATCCAAACATGCTCTTTCAATCGTTGCCGGCGGTGGCGCAGTTGGGCCTGAACATGGCTGACGGCAGGCTCATCAACGAGATGAACGAGGCGATGACCCTGCTGTACTGACCGTTGCAGGTTGCCCGACCAGGCCGGAATCCGGCACCACGAAACTCACCCGCACCTTCAAACCCCGCTGCGCACCGTCATGCAGCGTGATCCGCGCCAGATGCGCCCTGCAGATTTCTCCGACGATGGCCAATCCCAGACCCGAACCCTTGCTTTGCTGGTTGCGCCGGTAGAAGCGTTCGAATACTCGCTCGCGCTCATGATGCGGAATGCCGGGCCCGTCATCCTCGACCTCCAGCGTGCACGGCGCATGGACGCGCAAAATGACGTTGCCGCCCGCCGGTGTGTGGGCCAGGGCGTTATCCACCAGATTACTCAACAATTCGTTGAGCAGCGTCGGCTCCCCGCGTAGCCACACCGGCTCGTCGGCCTCCAGCGCCAGCGCCACGCCCTGAGCATGGGCCAGCGGCGCCATGGCCATGCCCAATTCCCGCGCCAGCTGGCTGAGGTCAAGCAATTCCGCACCGCCTTCGGCAATCGCGCGGGCACCGTTTTCGATGCGCGCCAGTGACAACAGCTGGTTGGCCAGATGGGTCAGTTTATCGGTGCCGGAAGCTGCGCTTTCCAGCGTGGTGCGCCACGCCGCAGGCTGCTGGTCACGCAGGCCCAGCTCCAGCCGTGCTTTCAAGGCGGCCAGTGGCGTGCGTAATTCATGGGCAGCATCGGCAATGAACTGCGCCTGGCGTTCGAACTGCATGCGCAGCCTTTCGGTGAAGTGGTTCAACGAGCTGACGAGTGGGCGCAGCTCATGCTGCACTTCCACCAGCGGCAGCGAACGCAGGTCGTCGGGCTGACGTTCTTCCACTGCGGTGCGCAAGCGGTCCAGCGGCCGCAGCGCTGCGCTGACGGTGAACCAGACCAGCAGCAAGGCGCCGCTGCCGAGCATGCCCAGGCGCAGCAGGGTATCGGCCATCAGCGCCTGGGCCATGTCCACCCGCGCCTCTTCGGTTTCGGCCACGCGGATTTCTGCCATGCCGTTCATGTTGGGCTCACTCACCGCCTTGAGCAGGCTCACCACGCGTATGTCCTGCCCCTGATAGCGCGCGCTGTAGAACTTGGCGAGCGCCGGATAAGCGTCGGTGCGTGGTGTACCCGGCGGCGGTGGCGGGATGTTTTCGTAGCCGGAGATCAGCTTCTGATTGATGTCGTTGACCTGGTAGTAAATACGCCCTGCGCTGTCGTACGCGAACGTGTCCAGGGCCACATAGGGCACGTCCGCACTGAGGGTGCCATCGTGCTCCGAGAGCCCGGCGGCAATGGTCCGCGCCGAGGCGAGCAACGTGCGATCGTACGCCGTGTCAGCGGCTTCGCGACCGTTCCAGTAGGCGCTCATGCCGCTGGCGATCATCAACACCACCAGCAGCAAACCCAGATTCCACAGGAGTCGCCAGCGCAGGCTGTTTTCCGCTGCAGGAAACGGATTAAGCATCCCGGCTTTCCAGCAGATAGCCCAACCCGCGGAACGTGACGATGGCGATCGGGTGCCCGTCGAGCTTCTTGCGCAAGCGATGTACATAGATCTCGATGGCGTCGGCGCTGGCCTCCTCGTCCAGGCCGAACACTTGCGCTGCCAACTGCTCCTTGCTCATGACGCGGCCCGGGCGGGCGATCAACGCCTCCAGCACCGACTGCTCGCGGGAGGTCAGCGTGAGGAGTTCTTCGCCGAGGGTGAAGCGGCGGGTATCGAGGTCATAGACCAGCTCGCCGCAGCGCTGCTGACGCTCGCCGCCGAGTACGCTGCGCCGCAAAAGGGCTTTGACTCGCGCCTCAAGCTCCGACAGTTCAAACGGCTTGGCCAGGTAATCGTCGGCGCCAAGGTTCAGACCGTGGACCCTGTCCTTGACGTCGCTGCGCGCGGTCAGCATCAGCACCGGTATGTTCTTGCCCCGAGCACGCAGGCGCGCCAACACCTCGAACCCGTCCATCCGCGGCAGGCCGACATCAAGGACCACCACCGCGTAGTCTTCGCTGCTCAACGCGAGATCGGCTGCAACACCGTCGTGCAGAACGTCAACGGTCAGGCCGCTGCTCTTGAGCGCCAGCGCGACACTTTCAGCCAGTTGCAGATGATCTTCGACGAGCAGGACACGCATCGATTTCTCCCGGATTGAGCATGATGACAGCGGAGTTTACAGGCGCGCCGTCGTCTGTGAAGGCCCGGATCGCTGTAATTGAGCCGCCACCCGGTGTGTCACGGATCAGCTGAAAGCTACATGAAAGGTAGTTGAAAGGTTGGTGAAAGCTTTGCTGATTAGGATCGGGCAACGACTTGTGACCATTGCGCCCCGCTTCATGACGCTGATGCCAGGATCGTGACGAAAAACGCCTCGATGCGTTTTCAACAATAAAAACAATATCGGAGTCACCAGTGATGCCATCACTGCAATCCCAGGCCCTTGCGCCTTCTGAATCCCGTTCTGTTTTTGAATCGCCCCGCCGCCCAGCCGCGCGGTGCTTTGTCACGTCCGCTTCGCGTCATTCCAGCCGCGTGCGATGAAGTGTCACTGCCGCCTGATCCATTGCCTGACCCACTAAAACAACAACTCCCCTGGAGACCGACCATGACCCTATCGTTGCGCCACCTTAGCGTTGCCGCCAGCTGCATGCTGATGGCCACCCAACTGTGGGCCGCCGAGCCCAATCGTCCTGAATGCATCGCGCCGGCTTCGCCCGGTGGCGGCTTCGACCTGACCTGCAAACTGGTGCAGAGCGCGCTGATCAACGAAAAAATCCTTTCCAAACCCATGCGCGTGACCTACATGCCTGGCGGCGTCGGTGCGGTGGCGTATAACGCAGTGGTCGCTCAACGGCCGGCCGATGCCGGTACTCTGGTCGCGTGGTCCAGCGGGTCGCTGCTTAACCTTGCCCAAGGCAAGTTCGGCCGTTTTGACGAAAACGCCGTGCGTTGGCTCGCTGCCGTGGGCACCAGCTACGGCGCCATCGCGGTCAAGGCCGATTCGCCGTACAAGAATCTGGACGATCTGGTCAAGGCGCTGAAAGCCGACCCGGGCAAAGTCGTCATCGGCTCTGGCGGTACCGTCGGCAGCCAGGACTGGATGCAAACCGCACTGATTGCCAAGGCGGCCGGCATCAACCCGCGTGAACTGCGTTACGTCGCTCTGGAAGGCGGCGGTGAAATCGCCACTGCCCTGCTCGGCGGTCACATCCAGGTAGGCTCCACCGATATTTCCGACTCCATGCCACACATCCTCAGCGGCGACATGCGCCTGCTCGCGGTGTTCTCCGAGCAGCGTCTGGACGAGCCGGAAATGAAGAACATTCCCACCGCCAAAGAGCAGGGTTACGACATTGTCTGGCCGGTGGTACGCGGCTTCTACCTGGGGCCAAAGGTCTCGGACGAAGACTACAACTGGTGGAAAGCGGCATTCGACAAGCTGCTGGCCTCGGAAGACTTCGCCAAGCTGCGCGATCAGCGTGAGCTGTTCCCGTTTGCCATGACCGGTGAAGAGCTCGACAAATACGTGAAGACCCGCGTCGCCGAATACAAAACCCTGGCCAAGGAATTCGGGCTGATTCAGTGATTGAACCGCATCCACAGGTTCTCGATTGACTGAGGGTTGCGCCGCCTGCGCGGCGGCGTGATCCGGGAGTTTTCCATGGTTGTGCAACGCATTTTCTCACTGGTCCTTTTGCTGGTGTGTATCGGCCTGGCAATGATGGCCTGGCCTTATCAGGCGCCGTTTTCCTATGAGCCCGTCGGCCCGCGCGCGTTTCCGCTGCTGATGCTTGGGTTGATGGGCATTTCGCTGCTGTACATGACGATCCGTCCAACGCCCATCGTGCATTCCGAAGAAGAACCGGCGCTGGACCGTC
The nucleotide sequence above comes from Pseudomonas lutea. Encoded proteins:
- a CDS encoding succinate dehydrogenase assembly factor 2; this translates as MVEDVELNRLFWHSRRGMLELDVLLVPFVKEVYPTLNQLDRDLYVRLLTCEDQDMFGWFMQRAESEDPELQRMVRMILDRVQPK
- a CDS encoding YgfZ/GcvT domain-containing protein; the encoded protein is MAVPAFFCPLSHEGVLAVRGADAGKFLQGQLTCNIDYLSEAKATLGARCTQKGRMQSSFRILLQGDGVLLAMASELIDAQLLDLKKYAVFSKSKLTDESASWVRFGLQDADSALVSLGLDLAQATDSVTRTNDLIAIRVSPARAELWVPVEQGDDVRTRLAGHLPEASLNDWLLGQIRAGIGQVFGQTREEFIPQMINLQAVGGVSFKKGCYTGQEIVARMQYLGKLKRRLYRLTMAAGELPEPGTALFSPVHSSAVGNVVVAARSDVGIELLAVLQADAAEDGNLHLGAADGEPLHMSDLPYTLDSKLETQR
- a CDS encoding response regulator; this translates as MRVLLVEDHLQLAESVALALKSSGLTVDVLHDGVAADLALSSEDYAVVVLDVGLPRMDGFEVLARLRARGKNIPVLMLTARSDVKDRVHGLNLGADDYLAKPFELSELEARVKALLRRSVLGGERQQRCGELVYDLDTRRFTLGEELLTLTSREQSVLEALIARPGRVMSKEQLAAQVFGLDEEASADAIEIYVHRLRKKLDGHPIAIVTFRGLGYLLESRDA
- a CDS encoding Bug family tripartite tricarboxylate transporter substrate binding protein, whose amino-acid sequence is MTLSLRHLSVAASCMLMATQLWAAEPNRPECIAPASPGGGFDLTCKLVQSALINEKILSKPMRVTYMPGGVGAVAYNAVVAQRPADAGTLVAWSSGSLLNLAQGKFGRFDENAVRWLAAVGTSYGAIAVKADSPYKNLDDLVKALKADPGKVVIGSGGTVGSQDWMQTALIAKAAGINPRELRYVALEGGGEIATALLGGHIQVGSTDISDSMPHILSGDMRLLAVFSEQRLDEPEMKNIPTAKEQGYDIVWPVVRGFYLGPKVSDEDYNWWKAAFDKLLASEDFAKLRDQRELFPFAMTGEELDKYVKTRVAEYKTLAKEFGLIQ
- the nadB gene encoding L-aspartate oxidase, whose protein sequence is MSQHFQHDVLVIGSGAAGLSLALTLPDHLRIAVLSKGDLANGSTFWAQGGVAAVLDTADTVASHVEDTLNAGGGLCNEDAVRFTVEHSREAIQWLIDLGVPFTRDDPPIADGGFEFHLTREGGHSHRRIIHAADATGAAIFRTLLAQAQTRPNIELLEQRVAVDLITEPKLGLEGTRCLGAYVLDRSTGEVDTHSARFTVLACGGAAKVYLYTSNPDGACGDGIAMAWRSGCRVGNLEFNQFHPTCLYHPQAKSFLITEALRGEGAYLKLPNGERFMQRFDPRAELAPRDIVARAIDHEMKRLGADCVFLDISHQPEAFIKSHFPTVYERCLTFGIDITRQPIPVVPAAHYTCGGVLVDQHGSTDVPGLYAIGETSFTGLHGANRMASNSLLECFVYARSAAADIVTQLQDVAHPGALPAWDSSQVTDSDEDVIIAHNWDELRRFMWDYVGIVRTNKRLQRARHRVRLLLDEIDEFYSNYKVSRDLIELRNLAQVAELMIDSAMARKESRGLHFTLDYPDLLPEARDTVLVPPTFAG
- a CDS encoding protein YgfX translates to MSSRSNHFECRWQPSRGLLAAYLSAQVLALTSITLLSIPLWAKAIGVLLSALHASRCLRPLILLNQGTSFTGLRRDSGGWSLWSEEGGWEPVQLRPDSLALAHIVLLRFRRVTSPWPSRLWTRSLCIPADAMTAQAHRRLRLRLKFSRRRWAAPEQCPAPRAAGRGNPA
- a CDS encoding sensor histidine kinase, which gives rise to MLNPFPAAENSLRWRLLWNLGLLLVVLMIASGMSAYWNGREAADTAYDRTLLASARTIAAGLSEHDGTLSADVPYVALDTFAYDSAGRIYYQVNDINQKLISGYENIPPPPPGTPRTDAYPALAKFYSARYQGQDIRVVSLLKAVSEPNMNGMAEIRVAETEEARVDMAQALMADTLLRLGMLGSGALLLVWFTVSAALRPLDRLRTAVEERQPDDLRSLPLVEVQHELRPLVSSLNHFTERLRMQFERQAQFIADAAHELRTPLAALKARLELGLRDQQPAAWRTTLESAASGTDKLTHLANQLLSLARIENGARAIAEGGAELLDLSQLARELGMAMAPLAHAQGVALALEADEPVWLRGEPTLLNELLSNLVDNALAHTPAGGNVILRVHAPCTLEVEDDGPGIPHHERERVFERFYRRNQQSKGSGLGLAIVGEICRAHLARITLHDGAQRGLKVRVSFVVPDSGLVGQPATVSTAGSSPRSSR
- a CDS encoding HDOD domain-containing protein — encoded protein: MSSMADEVQRDLIKAIDKDALFLPTLPEVALKIRLAAEDSEISIAALSKVIGSDTALSARLIKVVNSPLLRPNFEVSDVLTAVRRLGVNYSCNLAIGLVVEQMFHAKSDVIETKMRDIWKLSMQVAGVSNVLSYRSLRLKADKATLAGLVHLIGVLPILTYAEDNFELLSDPISLNHVIERIHPVIGERLLRSWDFPEELAIVPRQFQNFSRVSDRADYVDLVQVATVHIHEMNGTPYPNMLFQSLPAVAQLGLNMADGRLINEMNEAMTLLY